A single genomic interval of Gossypium raimondii isolate GPD5lz chromosome 11, ASM2569854v1, whole genome shotgun sequence harbors:
- the LOC105802176 gene encoding thiosulfate sulfurtransferase 18 isoform X1 — translation MGVSFVVFPCCFFLFSLIYFSSGSEVVTIHVNEAKNLLQSGYRYIDVRTVEEFEKGHVEAENILNIPYLFITPEGRVKNPEFLKEVSSLCKEEDRLIVGCQSGVRSLAATADLLKIGFKNVHDMGGGYLAWVENGHPIKMEEPKKIQEPAIVEDKPNEEL, via the exons ATGGGTGTTTCTTTTGTTGTCTTCCCttgttgtttctttcttttttctcttataTATTTCAGCTCAGGATCAGAAGTTGTTACCATTCATGTTAATGAAGCAAAAAACTTACTGCAGTCAGGCTACCGTTACATCGATGTCAG GACAGTGGAAGAATTCGAGAAGGGACATGTGGAAGCAGAGAATATTCTTAACATCCCATACTTGTTCATCACACCAGAAG GTAGGGTGAAGAATCCTGAGTTCTTGAAGGAGGTTTCATCTCTCTGCAAGGAGGAAGATCGTCTCATAGTG GGCTGCCAAAGTGGGGTGAGATCCCTTGCTGCAACCGCTGATCTTCTTAAAATT GGTTTTAAGAATGTGCACGACATGGGAGGAGGTTATCTTGCTTGGGTGGAGAACGGGCATCCTATAAAAATGGAGGAACCTAAGAAGATACAGGAGCCTGCAATAGTAGAAGACAAGCCAAATGAAGAGCTGTGA
- the LOC105802176 gene encoding thiosulfate sulfurtransferase 18 isoform X3, protein MGSLDLSSGSEVVTIHVNEAKNLLQSGYRYIDVRTVEEFEKGHVEAENILNIPYLFITPEGRVKNPEFLKEVSSLCKEEDRLIVGCQSGVRSLAATADLLKIGFKNVHDMGGGYLAWVENGHPIKMEEPKKIQEPAIVEDKPNEEL, encoded by the exons ATGGGATCTCTGGACCTAAG CTCAGGATCAGAAGTTGTTACCATTCATGTTAATGAAGCAAAAAACTTACTGCAGTCAGGCTACCGTTACATCGATGTCAG GACAGTGGAAGAATTCGAGAAGGGACATGTGGAAGCAGAGAATATTCTTAACATCCCATACTTGTTCATCACACCAGAAG GTAGGGTGAAGAATCCTGAGTTCTTGAAGGAGGTTTCATCTCTCTGCAAGGAGGAAGATCGTCTCATAGTG GGCTGCCAAAGTGGGGTGAGATCCCTTGCTGCAACCGCTGATCTTCTTAAAATT GGTTTTAAGAATGTGCACGACATGGGAGGAGGTTATCTTGCTTGGGTGGAGAACGGGCATCCTATAAAAATGGAGGAACCTAAGAAGATACAGGAGCCTGCAATAGTAGAAGACAAGCCAAATGAAGAGCTGTGA
- the LOC105802176 gene encoding thiosulfate sulfurtransferase 18 isoform X2 — protein sequence MGSLDLSSGSEVVTIHVNEAKNLLQSGYRYIDVRFISIDNRTVEEFEKGHVEAENILNIPYLFITPEGRVKNPEFLKEVSSLCKEEDRLIVGCQSGVRSLAATADLLKIGFKNVHDMGGGYLAWVENGHPIKMEEPKKIQEPAIVEDKPNEEL from the exons ATGGGATCTCTGGACCTAAG CTCAGGATCAGAAGTTGTTACCATTCATGTTAATGAAGCAAAAAACTTACTGCAGTCAGGCTACCGTTACATCGATGTCAG atTCATTTCCATTGACAACAGGACAGTGGAAGAATTCGAGAAGGGACATGTGGAAGCAGAGAATATTCTTAACATCCCATACTTGTTCATCACACCAGAAG GTAGGGTGAAGAATCCTGAGTTCTTGAAGGAGGTTTCATCTCTCTGCAAGGAGGAAGATCGTCTCATAGTG GGCTGCCAAAGTGGGGTGAGATCCCTTGCTGCAACCGCTGATCTTCTTAAAATT GGTTTTAAGAATGTGCACGACATGGGAGGAGGTTATCTTGCTTGGGTGGAGAACGGGCATCCTATAAAAATGGAGGAACCTAAGAAGATACAGGAGCCTGCAATAGTAGAAGACAAGCCAAATGAAGAGCTGTGA
- the LOC105802174 gene encoding thaumatin-like protein 1, with protein MARFSSSHHSFITFLSFILVLFLEGVTAATFTFINRCDHTVWPGILANPGSPNLESTGFELKKGSSRSFQGPTGWSGRFWGRTGCKFDDSGHGSCATGDCGSGQVECNGAGVTPPATLAEFTLGSGAQDFYDVSLVNGYNLPLTVEGNGGSGECATTGCVTNLNKKCPSELRIDGGGCKSACDAFGKPEYCCNGAYNSPAACKPSMYSEMFKSACPRSYSYAFDDASSTFTCTGADYTITFCPSGPSLKSLKEAGTTVESGLDHDPMKAAAMASQWLANLATGDSPRIQPFSPTHFGFAVTIFLVLSLFL; from the exons ATGGCTCGGTTCTCCAGTTCTCACCATTCTTttatcacgttcttgagcttcaTTCTGGTCCTGTTTCTTGAAG GTGTTACGGCTGCCACTTTCACATTCATCAATAGATGCGATCACACAGTATGGCCTGGAATTCTAGCAAATCCAGGAAGTCCAAATCTGGAAAGCACAGGCTTTGAACTCAAAAAAGGCAGTTCTCGTTCCTTCCAAGGTCCTACAGGCTGGTCAGGACGCTTCTGGGGCAGAACAGGCTGCAAGTTCGACGACTCTGGTCACGGATCATGCGCTACAGGTGACTGCGGCTCTGGCCAAGTTGAATGCAATGGAGCAGGGGTCACCCCACCAGCCACCTTGGCCGAGTTTACGCTCGGTTCAGGGGCGCAGGACTTCTATGACGTGAGCCTGGTTAATGGTTACAATTTGCCTTTGACTGTGGAAGGAAATGGAGGTTCAGGAGAGTGTGCCACTACCGGCTGCGTGACGAATTTGAACAAAAAGTGCCCGTCTGAGCTGAGAATCGACGGTGGCGGCTGTAAGAGCGCCTGCGATGCGTTTGGGAAACCAGAGTACTGTTGTAATGGTGCCTACAACAGTCCAGCTGCTTGTAAACCATCCATGTACTCAGAAATGTTCAAGTCAGCTTGTCCCAGATCCTATAGCTATGCTTTTGATGATGCCAGTAGCACTTTCACTTGCACTGGGGCTGATTATACCATCACTTTCTGTCCTAGTGGTCCAAG TTTGAAATCTTTAAAGGAAGCTGGAACAACAGTGGAATCAGGGTTGGATCATGATCCAATGAAGGCAGCTGCAATGGCCAGTCAATGGCTAGCAAATTTGGCAACCGGTGACTCACCCAGAATCCAACCATTTTCCCCAACCCATTTTGGTTTTGCTGTGACTATTTTTCTTGTCCTTTCTCTCTTCTTGTAG